TGGCTTTGCCAACAGGCGAGCCAACCAGCGCTGCAGGAGTTGCCACAGCCGGACGGCCGCGCCCAGCAGCCAGCGTCTATGAAGCGTCATCGGGATCACCAGTGGGTATGCCAGAGATGAGTAGTCGTATTCCTGTTTTCATACGTGAGCGGCGGCGCCGGTTACAAGGGAGACGTAACGTTTCATTGCTGCTGTGTCTGGCGGTGGCCTGGGTATTCATGCTGCCCAGCCCGCTGCCAGCCGGCGAGGCGCAGTATGCGTATGACGACCTCGGCCGGCTGACGACTGTCGTGGATGAAGCCGGCAACACCGCCGTTTACAACTATGACGCCGTGGGGAATCTGTTGAGCATCGACCGGTTCACACCCGGCGCCGGCGGTATCGGCATTTATGTCCTGCTGCCTGCGAAAGGCGCCGTCGGCAGCCAGGTCAAGATCCAAGGGTATGGCTTTGATCCCACCCCGGCCAACAACACGGTCACGTTCAACGGGACTGCCGCGACCGTCGTGTCCTCGACGACCTATGCCATTGTGGCCACAGTGCCCAGCGGTGCCGCCACCGGCACGGTGTCCGTGACCAATAGCAACGGGACGGCCAATAGTCCGCAAGCGTTCACCGTTTTCGGCGCGCCGACGATCAGCGGCATCACTCCCGGCACCGTTGGCCAAAACACCAGGCCGACCGTCTCCATCTCAGGAACCAACCTCGCCAAAGCCACCGGCGTGACGTTTTCGCATTCAGGTATTACCGGCACCATCGCCACGGGCGTGACGGACACCTCGTTGCCCGTCAAGCTGCAGGTCCTGTCGACCGTCCCGCCGGGCGCCTATGCCTTTACCGTCACCACGCCGCTGGGCACGGCTAACAGCGGTTCCGTGGTGGTGACCGTCGCGACGCCGGCATCCAGTTATGTCCATGCGAGGTCCCCTGTGAGCGTCTATGTCCCGAAGGGGACTCCTTCAGGATCCACCATGGCGACGGCGCCGGCCGTCAGTGAGTTCTTCCCGGCGCAGACGATGGCCCCGAGCGGTTCGACGTCCGCCGTCGCTCCGCCGACGAGCGAATTCTTGTCGCCCCCGGCCACGGTGGCGCCGTCCGGCCCCACGATGACGGTGGCGCCGCCCGTGAGCGAACTGCTCCCGTGATGTTCCGTACCTTGTGATGTGGAGGCCCGTATGACATGGTTCATCTTCAGCTCACTGGTCTGGACCTTTGCCACGGCTGTTCTCAGCGGCCCGGCCGACGCGCAGACCTTCACCAGCGGCAGTACCGGCGCTTTGGGGGCGCTGGCACCGGCGAGCAACACGGTGATTACGCTCCCGGCTGATGGCACTCTCAATTACACCACCATTACGATTCCGGCCGGCGTCACGGTCACATTTCAGCGCAATGCGG
The sequence above is a segment of the Nitrospirota bacterium genome. Coding sequences within it:
- a CDS encoding IPT/TIG domain-containing protein, with protein sequence MLLCLAVAWVFMLPSPLPAGEAQYAYDDLGRLTTVVDEAGNTAVYNYDAVGNLLSIDRFTPGAGGIGIYVLLPAKGAVGSQVKIQGYGFDPTPANNTVTFNGTAATVVSSTTYAIVATVPSGAATGTVSVTNSNGTANSPQAFTVFGAPTISGITPGTVGQNTRPTVSISGTNLAKATGVTFSHSGITGTIATGVTDTSLPVKLQVLSTVPPGAYAFTVTTPLGTANSGSVVVTVATPASSYVHARSPVSVYVPKGTPSGSTMATAPAVSEFFPAQTMAPSGSTSAVAPPTSEFLSPPATVAPSGPTMTVAPPVSELLP